In a genomic window of Pedobacter sp. KBS0701:
- a CDS encoding homogentisate 1,2-dioxygenase has translation MPIYHKLGQIPAKRHTVFRKPDGNLYAEELVSTEGFSSLYSLVYHCHPPTMVKHLGEPYSVEPKIAREKHLKHTSLIGFNIEPEDDFLESRKAVLVNSDLHIVLAAPRKTMTDYFYKNSQADEMIFVHEGSGKLKTGFGEIKFAYGDYLIIPRGTIYQMEFDTEQNRLFIVESFSPLRPPKRYLNQFGQLMEHSPYCERDLRLPENLQTHDEYGDFKVLIKKQGLIYPYTYGTHPFDYVGWDGYHYPYAFSIHDFEPITGRLHQPPPVHQTFEGHNFVVCSFVPRKYDYHPDSIPAPYNHSNVDSDEVLYYVDGDFMSRKSVVKGQITLHPGGIPHGPHPGTVEKSIGKEKTDELAVMIDPFKPLMLTQDALDIEDENYHKSWQINVE, from the coding sequence ATGCCTATTTATCATAAATTGGGGCAGATTCCAGCTAAACGTCACACGGTTTTTCGTAAACCTGATGGAAATCTTTATGCCGAAGAATTGGTATCAACCGAAGGTTTTTCCAGTTTATATTCGTTGGTTTATCATTGTCATCCGCCAACCATGGTAAAACATTTGGGAGAACCTTATAGTGTTGAGCCAAAAATCGCACGTGAAAAACACCTGAAGCACACCAGTTTAATCGGTTTCAATATTGAACCTGAAGATGATTTTCTAGAAAGCAGAAAAGCTGTTTTGGTAAATAGCGATCTGCATATCGTTCTGGCTGCGCCTAGGAAAACAATGACCGACTATTTCTACAAAAATAGTCAGGCCGATGAGATGATCTTCGTACATGAAGGTTCTGGAAAGCTGAAAACAGGATTCGGAGAAATTAAGTTTGCTTACGGCGATTACCTGATCATTCCAAGGGGAACCATCTATCAAATGGAATTTGATACCGAACAAAACAGGTTGTTTATTGTAGAAAGTTTTAGTCCGCTAAGACCGCCAAAAAGATATTTAAATCAGTTTGGGCAGTTGATGGAACATTCTCCTTACTGCGAACGCGATTTGAGGCTACCAGAAAACCTGCAAACACACGATGAATACGGCGATTTTAAAGTACTCATTAAAAAACAGGGCTTAATTTATCCATACACTTATGGTACGCATCCTTTTGATTATGTTGGCTGGGACGGTTATCATTATCCCTATGCTTTCTCTATCCACGATTTTGAGCCGATAACAGGACGCCTGCACCAACCGCCTCCGGTTCATCAAACTTTCGAAGGACACAATTTTGTGGTTTGTTCTTTTGTTCCCCGCAAATACGATTACCATCCTGATTCGATCCCTGCGCCTTATAATCACAGTAATGTGGATAGTGATGAAGTGCTTTATTATGTAGATGGTGATTTTATGAGCCGCAAGAGTGTGGTTAAAGGTCAGATTACCTTACACCCAGGCGGTATTCCACATGGGCCCCATCCGGGTACTGTAGAAAAATCAATCGGGAAAGAAAAAACAGATGAGCTGGCAGTAATGATCGATCCTTTTAAGCCTTTAATGCTTACACAGGATGCTTTGGATATAGAGGATGAGAATTATCACAAAAGCTGGCAGATTAATGTAGAATAA
- a CDS encoding DUF58 domain-containing protein, protein MQVVNYENKTSYGNLELLARQVVEGFITGLHKSPFHGFSVEFAEHRQYNNGDNVKNIDWKLYAKTNKLYSKRFEEETNLRCQFVIDVSSSMYFPEPKNNKLIFSIQAVASLMYLLKKQRDAFGLSLFTDEILLNSPAKSTTVHQKYLFTQLEELLQKPKVNAQTNLSEALHQVAELIHKRSLVIVFSDLFNTQTNADKTDQFFDALQHLKFNKHEVVVFNVVDKIKEVDFNFENRPYQFIDMETGETIKVHTNQVKENYTAAVSSYRQQIALKCAQYKIDLIDADMNEGFYPVLQSYLIKRQKLG, encoded by the coding sequence ATGCAGGTTGTAAACTACGAGAACAAAACAAGCTATGGTAATTTAGAATTGCTGGCCCGGCAAGTGGTAGAAGGTTTTATTACTGGCTTGCATAAAAGTCCGTTTCATGGCTTTTCCGTTGAGTTTGCAGAGCACCGCCAATACAATAATGGCGATAACGTTAAAAATATCGACTGGAAATTATATGCTAAAACCAATAAACTTTACAGCAAACGTTTCGAAGAAGAAACCAACCTGCGTTGTCAGTTTGTGATTGATGTTTCCTCATCAATGTATTTCCCGGAGCCGAAAAATAACAAACTGATTTTCTCGATACAGGCTGTGGCATCTTTAATGTACCTGCTAAAAAAACAGCGCGATGCTTTCGGATTAAGTCTATTTACCGATGAGATATTGTTAAATTCTCCGGCAAAATCGACTACGGTGCATCAGAAATATTTATTTACCCAACTGGAAGAACTGCTGCAGAAACCAAAGGTAAATGCACAGACTAATTTAAGCGAGGCACTGCACCAGGTGGCAGAACTAATCCACAAACGCTCATTGGTAATTGTCTTCAGTGATCTCTTCAATACGCAGACCAATGCCGATAAAACCGATCAGTTTTTTGATGCTTTACAGCACTTGAAATTTAACAAACATGAAGTAGTGGTTTTTAATGTGGTTGATAAAATAAAAGAGGTAGATTTTAATTTTGAAAACCGCCCATATCAGTTTATTGATATGGAAACCGGCGAAACTATTAAAGTACATACCAATCAGGTAAAGGAAAATTATACTGCAGCTGTTTCCAGTTACCGCCAGCAGATTGCTTTAAAATGTGCCCAATATAAAATCGACTTAATTGATGCCGATATGAATGAAGGATTTTATCCTGTTCTCCAGTCATATTTAATTAAAAGGCAAAAATTAGGCTAA
- a CDS encoding thioredoxin domain-containing protein: MSTLKPEVNDQDHIQGNDSASITIVEFGDYQCPYCGDAYPIMKEIEETFGHQIRFVFRHFPLANAHEYAFPAAIAAEAAALQGKFWDMHDALYENQYRLNGELFDELAETIGLDLEQFQKDSASEKIKTIIEDNFDSGMRSGVNGTPSFYVNGTKFDGGAADLYQMLKESTE; this comes from the coding sequence ATGAGCACATTAAAACCCGAAGTAAACGATCAGGATCATATTCAAGGTAATGATTCGGCAAGTATTACCATTGTGGAGTTTGGCGATTATCAGTGTCCATACTGTGGAGATGCTTATCCCATCATGAAAGAAATTGAAGAAACTTTTGGTCATCAGATCAGATTTGTTTTCCGCCATTTTCCTTTGGCCAATGCGCACGAATATGCTTTTCCGGCAGCCATTGCGGCTGAAGCAGCGGCATTGCAAGGCAAATTTTGGGATATGCACGATGCACTTTACGAAAACCAGTATCGTTTAAATGGCGAGCTGTTCGACGAACTGGCCGAAACCATTGGGTTGGATTTAGAACAGTTTCAGAAAGATAGTGCTTCAGAAAAGATCAAAACTATTATAGAAGACAATTTTGACAGCGGTATGCGCAGTGGCGTAAATGGAACACCATCATTTTATGTAAACGGAACCAAATTTGATGGCGGAGCTGCTGATTTGTATCAAATGCTTAAGGAAAGTACGGAGTGA
- a CDS encoding M15 family metallopeptidase, with amino-acid sequence MEYSLKEKRNAGILFTFYDPFKSFQSFNSCSYSSSSITLIIDTIHKNYVVEKKSAKGGVDIDYYYLDSGIIWDRRRVIKFNKKANSLLLIVENGLPRHLRPTWDDTTNKRILTLDRRLQNPAREFINTVEEELGIQLRIVQALRTIAEQNALYNQGRSTPGNIVTKAKGGSSYHNYALAMDVVIVKEGQAIWSILPREVVQIGEQLGFEWGGNWKGFKDYPHFQMTFGKSIKDLKNGK; translated from the coding sequence ATGGAATATTCTTTAAAGGAAAAAAGGAATGCAGGTATTTTATTTACTTTTTATGATCCTTTTAAATCATTTCAGAGTTTTAACTCATGTTCATACTCCAGCTCTTCAATAACGTTGATTATTGATACTATTCATAAAAATTATGTAGTAGAAAAAAAATCTGCAAAAGGTGGAGTGGATATAGATTATTATTATCTCGATTCGGGAATAATTTGGGATAGAAGAAGAGTTATAAAGTTTAACAAAAAGGCAAACTCTTTGCTATTAATTGTTGAAAATGGATTACCCAGACATTTAAGGCCAACTTGGGATGATACAACAAATAAAAGAATTTTAACTTTAGATAGAAGATTGCAAAATCCTGCAAGAGAATTTATCAATACAGTTGAAGAGGAGCTTGGGATACAATTGAGGATTGTACAAGCTTTAAGAACGATTGCTGAACAAAATGCGTTATATAATCAGGGGAGATCAACTCCAGGTAATATTGTTACCAAGGCAAAGGGGGGGTCAAGTTATCATAATTATGCTTTAGCTATGGATGTGGTAATTGTGAAAGAAGGGCAGGCAATTTGGAGTATTTTGCCAAGAGAAGTCGTTCAAATTGGAGAACAACTCGGATTTGAATGGGGAGGGAATTGGAAGGGGTTTAAAGATTATCCACACTTTCAGATGACTTTTGGGAAAAGTATTAAAGATTTAAAAAATGGAAAATAG
- a CDS encoding redoxin domain-containing protein: MLEKGATAPDFELNATPDQKIKLKDFKGKNVILAFYPADWSPVCSDQMALYNEMLKYFNKYDAQIFGVSVDSVWCHLAFEENRKLHFPLLADFEPKGAVSKAYGVYDDEVGESKRALFVIDKDGKIAWSYLSPVAVNPGADGILDALEELSKK; encoded by the coding sequence ATGTTAGAAAAAGGCGCTACAGCACCAGATTTCGAATTGAATGCTACTCCTGATCAGAAAATAAAACTTAAAGATTTTAAAGGCAAAAATGTTATCCTGGCTTTTTACCCTGCGGATTGGAGTCCGGTTTGCAGCGACCAAATGGCACTTTATAACGAAATGCTAAAATATTTTAACAAGTATGATGCACAGATTTTTGGTGTCTCTGTAGACAGTGTTTGGTGCCACCTTGCTTTTGAAGAAAACAGAAAACTACATTTCCCGTTACTGGCTGATTTTGAACCAAAAGGTGCGGTCTCTAAAGCTTATGGTGTATATGATGATGAAGTTGGCGAAAGTAAACGGGCACTGTTTGTGATTGATAAAGACGGAAAAATTGCCTGGAGTTATTTATCACCTGTAGCCGTTAACCCTGGTGCTGATGGGATTTTGGATGCATTGGAAGAATTAAGCAAAAAATAA
- a CDS encoding thiamine pyrophosphate-dependent enzyme codes for MGKNVAEQLVEMLVEVGVKRVYAVTGDSLNYFNDAVRRNGKIKWIHVRNEEAGAFAAAAEAELDGIACCAGSCGPGHVHLINGLYDAHRSHVPVIAIASTIPTGEFGMDFFQETNTIKLFDNCSYYNQVATTAEQVPRMFQTAVQHAIHKKGVAVFGLPGDVAQMDAVESVTSMQLFNNKPVIRPSDLELNELSTLLNGEKKIMLYCGIGAADAHDEVVELAGKLKAPVGFSFRGKMGIQYNNPYEVGMTGLLGQPSGYHAMHEADVVLLLGTDFPYVNFMPVKNKIVQIDEKPERLGRRAKLTMGLCGNIGDSIKALLPLLSEKKDDSFLKSQLEFYQKVKEQQQGYVKDQGEENKIQPEFVAETINRLAADDAIFTVDTGMCCVWGARFIDGTGKRKMLGSFNHGSMANAMPMAIGAALAHPQQQVIALCGDGGLSMLLGDLATIKQYNLPIKLIVFNNRALGMVKLEMEVDGLPDNETDMINPDFALVAQAMGFKGITVARPEEVETAISHALKEEGPVLLNIMTNPNALAMPPKIEWAQIKGMTESMAKLMLGGKMSEVLDTIKSNYKHLGEVL; via the coding sequence ATGGGTAAAAATGTTGCAGAACAACTGGTTGAAATGCTGGTTGAGGTTGGTGTAAAAAGAGTTTATGCCGTTACCGGAGACAGTTTAAATTATTTTAACGATGCTGTAAGAAGAAATGGCAAAATAAAGTGGATCCACGTACGTAATGAAGAGGCTGGTGCATTTGCAGCAGCAGCCGAAGCCGAACTTGACGGGATTGCCTGTTGTGCGGGTAGCTGTGGTCCGGGCCACGTGCATTTGATTAACGGCCTTTACGATGCACATCGATCACATGTTCCCGTAATTGCCATAGCCTCCACCATACCAACAGGGGAATTTGGAATGGACTTTTTTCAGGAAACGAATACCATAAAATTATTTGATAATTGTAGTTATTATAACCAGGTAGCTACCACTGCGGAGCAGGTACCAAGAATGTTTCAAACAGCTGTTCAGCATGCCATTCATAAAAAAGGTGTTGCCGTATTCGGTTTGCCTGGTGATGTAGCGCAAATGGATGCAGTGGAGAGCGTAACATCTATGCAATTGTTCAACAATAAACCGGTGATCCGCCCATCAGATCTGGAATTAAATGAACTGTCAACTTTACTGAATGGTGAAAAGAAAATTATGCTTTATTGTGGGATAGGCGCTGCCGATGCACATGATGAAGTGGTAGAATTAGCAGGTAAATTAAAAGCGCCGGTAGGGTTTTCATTCAGAGGGAAAATGGGGATACAATACAATAATCCTTATGAAGTGGGTATGACAGGACTTTTAGGACAGCCATCTGGCTATCACGCCATGCACGAGGCCGATGTAGTGCTTCTACTGGGAACTGATTTTCCTTATGTAAATTTCATGCCTGTAAAGAACAAAATTGTGCAAATTGATGAAAAACCTGAGCGTTTGGGCAGGAGGGCTAAACTTACCATGGGTTTATGTGGAAACATCGGCGATTCGATTAAAGCATTATTACCACTTCTCTCCGAAAAGAAAGATGATAGCTTCTTAAAATCTCAATTAGAGTTTTATCAGAAAGTGAAAGAACAGCAACAGGGTTATGTTAAAGATCAGGGTGAGGAAAATAAAATCCAACCTGAATTTGTAGCTGAAACCATAAATCGTTTAGCAGCCGATGATGCTATTTTTACGGTAGATACCGGGATGTGCTGTGTTTGGGGAGCACGTTTTATCGATGGAACAGGTAAACGTAAAATGCTTGGATCTTTTAATCATGGTTCTATGGCCAATGCTATGCCGATGGCCATTGGTGCAGCCTTGGCGCATCCACAGCAGCAGGTAATTGCGCTTTGTGGTGATGGCGGCTTATCAATGCTTTTGGGTGATCTGGCAACCATTAAACAGTATAACCTGCCGATAAAATTGATTGTTTTTAACAACAGGGCCCTGGGAATGGTAAAGTTGGAAATGGAAGTGGATGGCTTACCCGATAATGAAACCGATATGATTAACCCTGATTTTGCGTTGGTTGCACAGGCCATGGGCTTTAAAGGAATAACTGTAGCCAGGCCTGAAGAGGTGGAAACTGCGATTAGTCATGCGTTAAAAGAGGAAGGACCTGTGTTGTTAAATATCATGACCAATCCCAATGCCTTGGCAATGCCACCAAAAATAGAATGGGCACAAATAAAAGGTATGACAGAATCGATGGCAAAATTAATGCTGGGTGGTAAAATGAGTGAAGTTCTGGATACGATAAAATCGAATTATAAACATTTGGGAGAAGTATTGTAG
- a CDS encoding PQQ-dependent sugar dehydrogenase: MSIHLFNNKTLAILLGGLVINCANIASVSAQNPVETNEPSADYKPAFAGQTRIAGIKTKTPLDIKVINEKLENPWAISVLPNGGFLITQKQGTMVILTPDGKLSKKITGLPKVDPSGQGGLLDVTLDPNFAKNKMIYWAYSEPQDKGVLLAIAKGKLAANETSIENQTIIYRATPAYTGKLQYGSRIVFDKNGNLFVSTGERSGNDIRIQAQYLNSSLGKILHLTPEGKAVANGPFTGKADARPEIYAYGLRNPDGLAINPSTGDLWEAEFGPKGGDEVNIIKPGKNYGWPIITYGTEYSGKKVGDGIQQKEGMEQPVYYWNPSISPGCIAFYNSNSIAEWKGNLFVGGLGGSHIIRLVIKDNKIVGEERLLENKGERFRDMAEGKDGALYSVTDNGHLYRIAKK, from the coding sequence ATGTCTATTCACTTATTTAACAATAAAACTTTAGCGATTTTATTGGGTGGCTTGGTCATAAACTGTGCAAATATTGCATCTGTATCGGCCCAAAACCCTGTTGAAACCAATGAACCTTCAGCTGATTATAAACCTGCCTTTGCCGGGCAGACCAGAATTGCAGGCATAAAAACCAAAACCCCTCTGGATATTAAGGTCATCAATGAAAAATTAGAAAATCCATGGGCAATTTCAGTACTTCCCAATGGTGGTTTTCTGATCACACAAAAGCAGGGTACCATGGTGATCCTTACCCCGGATGGAAAATTGAGTAAAAAAATTACCGGTTTACCAAAGGTTGATCCATCCGGTCAGGGTGGTTTACTGGATGTAACCTTAGATCCCAACTTTGCCAAAAATAAAATGATCTATTGGGCTTATTCGGAGCCACAGGATAAAGGCGTTTTATTGGCCATTGCCAAAGGTAAACTGGCTGCAAACGAAACTTCAATAGAAAACCAGACCATTATTTACCGTGCTACACCTGCTTATACGGGTAAACTTCAGTACGGATCTAGAATTGTTTTTGATAAAAACGGAAATTTATTTGTAAGTACAGGCGAACGTTCAGGTAACGATATCAGGATACAGGCACAATATTTAAATTCTTCATTAGGTAAAATTTTGCACCTCACCCCAGAGGGAAAAGCGGTTGCAAATGGTCCATTTACAGGTAAAGCCGATGCCCGACCTGAAATTTATGCTTATGGACTCCGTAATCCGGATGGTTTAGCCATTAATCCGTCAACCGGAGATTTATGGGAGGCGGAGTTTGGACCAAAAGGTGGTGATGAGGTAAATATCATTAAGCCGGGTAAAAATTATGGCTGGCCAATTATTACCTACGGAACAGAGTACAGCGGTAAAAAGGTTGGAGATGGTATTCAGCAAAAAGAAGGGATGGAACAACCGGTTTATTACTGGAATCCAAGTATTTCACCTGGTTGTATTGCGTTTTACAACAGCAACAGTATAGCTGAGTGGAAAGGCAATTTATTTGTAGGCGGTTTGGGCGGTTCGCACATTATCCGTTTGGTAATTAAAGATAATAAAATTGTTGGCGAAGAGCGCTTGCTGGAAAACAAGGGTGAGCGTTTCCGCGATATGGCAGAAGGTAAAGACGGAGCGCTTTATTCGGTAACCGATAACGGGCACTTGTATAGGATTGCAAAGAAATAA
- a CDS encoding outer membrane beta-barrel family protein: MKLFYKRGILSSLLFFVIMYHSTAQTISGRVKETRGIGIENATVTLLNITDSTVVKYGVSNKEGYFELNNLSKGIFKIKISCLGYHTQLLKDIKFDGSSVKLTDIILGTKDKELQEVTVEAKKPLLERKVDRLIFNLNKTIMANGASLFEALQVAPLLIVSENSISMVGKGSMGVMVNEKIINLGGTDLVNYLKTFRSENIEKIEIITTPPAKYEAQGNGGLINIVLKKNESLGWRGSVSSTYYQNTYGSYNNNLALFFRSKKVNSSLTFNQSNYRSIIKESVDITGRPNEILSNEQRLGNSPGLQAGLSIDYELNKHNNIGLIYNISDNKSNTSFSNNYSFITGNTLDSVLNTTGKFSRPLFTQTFNLYHDLKLDSAGKKLNSSINFFTNTPKMKNDFVSESGSTYASIQNNNFSKYNIWSFQSDLTLPYKWAKIETGIKLANFNNNANVEYYNYIQEDFLLDETRSNKFNYAENNLAAYLSMESELSKKWTAKAGLRYEYTIMDGYSPTLNQRNKSNYGALFPTAYIVYKANEIHTFSLNYSRRINRPSLNSLNPFAYYTNIYTYSTGNALLLPSYSNNLEFNYLYKGMFSFTVFKQHTSDIISNLITVNGPIVVTSRGNFLTQDNLGAYISFNRSLFKWWDNSISASFSYSSPKSKIEAISTPNGTSASFSINNSFQVINLLSFYLNYSQNLPSNDRNVYMYSQRSLRTGARIKLFNSNLIISPAFFIGTVNKYKIRFVDFVQTVKTDYDYKTFTLGITYSFGRSKVSGNNKDIRFDEKRRAQQ, translated from the coding sequence ATGAAGCTATTTTATAAAAGAGGTATACTAAGTTCTCTTTTGTTTTTCGTCATAATGTATCATAGTACAGCACAAACAATTTCCGGCAGGGTAAAAGAAACCAGGGGTATTGGAATTGAAAATGCAACTGTGACACTTTTAAACATTACAGATTCGACTGTTGTAAAATATGGGGTAAGCAACAAAGAAGGTTATTTTGAGCTCAATAATTTAAGTAAGGGCATATTTAAAATTAAAATTTCGTGTTTAGGTTATCATACTCAATTATTAAAAGATATTAAGTTTGATGGTTCTTCAGTTAAATTAACAGATATCATTCTTGGCACAAAAGATAAAGAACTGCAAGAAGTAACTGTTGAGGCTAAAAAACCTCTTCTTGAACGAAAGGTTGACCGATTAATATTTAATCTAAACAAAACAATCATGGCTAACGGTGCTTCTCTCTTTGAAGCCTTGCAGGTTGCACCGCTTTTAATAGTCTCCGAAAACAGCATATCTATGGTTGGCAAAGGGAGTATGGGTGTTATGGTTAATGAAAAAATCATCAATTTAGGAGGAACTGACCTGGTAAACTACCTAAAAACCTTCCGGTCTGAAAATATAGAAAAAATTGAAATCATAACCACCCCACCGGCAAAATATGAGGCCCAGGGAAATGGTGGTTTGATTAATATTGTTTTAAAGAAAAACGAGTCTTTAGGCTGGCGCGGATCAGTAAGTTCAACATACTATCAAAATACCTATGGATCGTACAACAACAATCTAGCACTTTTTTTTCGATCAAAAAAAGTGAACAGCTCTCTTACATTTAACCAATCAAACTACCGCAGCATTATTAAAGAATCTGTCGATATAACCGGGCGTCCTAACGAGATTCTAAGCAATGAGCAGCGCTTGGGAAACTCCCCTGGTTTGCAAGCAGGTTTAAGCATTGATTATGAACTAAATAAACACAACAACATTGGGCTTATATATAATATTTCAGACAACAAATCGAATACAAGCTTTAGTAACAACTATAGCTTTATTACAGGTAACACCCTTGACTCGGTTTTAAATACTACAGGAAAATTTTCAAGGCCATTATTTACACAAACCTTCAATTTATACCATGATTTAAAGCTTGATTCTGCTGGAAAAAAATTGAATAGTTCTATCAATTTTTTTACAAACACACCTAAAATGAAAAATGATTTTGTTTCTGAATCTGGAAGTACTTATGCCAGCATTCAGAATAATAACTTTTCAAAATACAATATCTGGTCATTTCAATCAGATTTAACATTACCTTATAAATGGGCCAAAATAGAAACGGGTATTAAGCTCGCTAATTTTAACAACAATGCTAATGTTGAATACTATAATTATATCCAAGAAGATTTCTTGTTAGATGAAACACGTAGTAACAAATTCAATTACGCCGAAAATAATCTAGCCGCCTATTTAAGTATGGAATCCGAACTATCAAAAAAGTGGACAGCTAAAGCAGGGTTACGCTATGAGTATACGATAATGGATGGGTATTCGCCCACTTTAAATCAGCGGAACAAAAGTAATTATGGCGCTTTATTTCCTACGGCGTATATTGTTTACAAAGCTAACGAGATTCATACTTTTTCGTTAAATTATTCCAGGAGGATAAACCGGCCAAGTTTGAACTCCCTAAATCCATTTGCCTATTACACAAATATTTATACTTATTCTACCGGAAATGCATTGCTCTTACCTTCATACAGTAATAATCTTGAATTTAACTACCTTTATAAAGGCATGTTCTCTTTTACTGTATTTAAACAACATACCAGCGATATAATTTCGAACCTTATTACGGTTAATGGTCCAATAGTGGTAACCAGCAGAGGAAACTTTTTAACTCAGGATAATCTTGGGGCCTACATATCTTTTAACCGGTCATTATTTAAATGGTGGGACAATAGCATTTCCGCATCTTTTTCATATTCATCGCCAAAATCTAAAATAGAAGCAATCAGCACTCCAAATGGAACTTCTGCCTCATTCAGTATCAACAATAGTTTCCAGGTAATTAACTTGTTAAGTTTTTATTTGAATTACAGCCAAAATCTTCCGTCAAATGATAGAAATGTTTACATGTACAGTCAGCGTAGTTTAAGAACTGGAGCCAGAATAAAATTATTTAATAGTAATTTAATCATTAGCCCGGCTTTCTTTATTGGCACGGTTAACAAATATAAAATTCGCTTTGTTGATTTTGTGCAAACTGTAAAAACAGACTATGATTATAAAACTTTTACGCTTGGTATTACCTACTCATTCGGGAGATCAAAGGTTTCCGGAAATAACAAGGACATCCGTTTTGATGAGAAAAGAAGAGCCCAACAGTAA
- the hppD gene encoding 4-hydroxyphenylpyruvate dioxygenase, translating to METQTFAEKISKAPDFLPINGTDYIEFYVGNAKQAAHYYKTAFGFQSLAYAGPETGVRDRSSYVLQQGKIRLILTTALKSDHPISEHVKKHGDGVKVLALWVDDAYSAFEETTKRGARPYMEPKTLTDEHGEVKMSGIYTYGETVHMFIERKNYTGTFMPGYRVWESDYQPADAGLLYIDHCVGNVGWNRMNEAVQWYEDVMGFVNILSFDDKQINTEYSALMSKVMSNGNGYSKFPINEPAEGKKKSQIEEYLEYYEGEGVQHIAVATKDIVKTVKELKSRGVEFLSAPPEAYYDMMPQRVGKIDEEIALLESLGILVDCDEEGYLLQIFTKPVEDRPTLFFEIIQRKGAQSFGAGNFKALFESLEREQELRGNL from the coding sequence ATGGAAACACAAACATTCGCAGAAAAAATATCAAAAGCACCAGATTTTTTGCCTATTAACGGAACAGATTATATCGAATTTTATGTAGGCAACGCAAAACAAGCGGCTCATTACTACAAAACGGCATTTGGGTTTCAAAGCCTGGCTTATGCCGGACCGGAAACTGGCGTACGCGATCGTTCGTCGTATGTATTGCAACAGGGTAAAATCAGGCTGATCCTGACCACAGCATTAAAATCTGATCATCCGATATCAGAGCATGTAAAAAAACATGGCGACGGCGTAAAAGTATTAGCGCTTTGGGTGGATGATGCTTATAGTGCCTTTGAAGAAACCACAAAACGTGGCGCCAGGCCATACATGGAGCCTAAGACCTTAACTGATGAACATGGCGAAGTTAAAATGAGCGGTATTTACACTTATGGCGAAACGGTGCACATGTTTATAGAACGTAAAAACTATACCGGAACTTTTATGCCAGGTTACCGGGTATGGGAAAGCGATTATCAACCAGCTGATGCGGGCCTTTTATATATTGATCATTGTGTGGGTAATGTGGGCTGGAACCGCATGAACGAAGCCGTACAATGGTATGAGGATGTAATGGGATTCGTAAATATTCTATCTTTTGATGATAAGCAAATCAATACCGAATATTCAGCTTTGATGAGTAAAGTGATGAGTAATGGTAACGGTTATTCGAAATTCCCGATTAACGAGCCTGCCGAAGGCAAAAAGAAATCGCAAATTGAAGAGTATCTGGAATATTATGAGGGTGAAGGCGTTCAGCATATTGCCGTAGCAACAAAAGATATTGTTAAAACCGTTAAAGAATTAAAATCACGTGGCGTTGAATTTTTAAGTGCTCCACCAGAAGCTTATTATGATATGATGCCTCAGCGTGTGGGCAAAATTGATGAAGAAATAGCCTTATTGGAAAGCCTGGGCATTTTGGTCGATTGCGATGAAGAAGGATATTTATTGCAGATTTTCACCAAACCTGTTGAAGACCGCCCTACCCTTTTCTTCGAGATTATTCAGCGTAAAGGTGCGCAGAGTTTTGGTGCGGGTAACTTCAAAGCACTATTCGAATCGTTGGAACGTGAGCAGGAATTGAGAGGTAATTTATAG